In the Nitrospirales bacterium LBB_01 genome, one interval contains:
- a CDS encoding efflux RND transporter permease subunit, whose amino-acid sequence MIAKLIDFSGRNKFVIFLLITFLIIWGIWALERTPLDAIPDLSDTQVIIYTDWSGRSPDLVEDQVTYPITSTLLAAPKVTAVRGYSFLGSSFIYVIFEEGTDIYWARSRVLEYLQTVRSKLPQDVNPILGPDATSLGWGFSYALVDDSGKHNLAELRSMQDYNIKLAIESVQGVSQVASVGGFVKQYQVSIDPNRLLAFNIPLNKVIEAIRKSNKDVEGRVVEYSGAEYMVRGRGYIKNVKDIEEIPVGTNGIGTPVYVRDIGSVKLGPEIRRGLAELDGKGETAAGIVVVRFGENVLSVIERVKEKIKNDIAPSLPEGVKLVVTYDRSELIHRAIDTLKEEIIKLSIAVSVVCIVFLFHLPSALVVILTLPVAIIISFIAMYYIGVTSNIMSLSGIAIAIGAMVDASIIMVENAHKKLDEWETSGSEGSRFEVVLEAAKEVGPSLFFSLLVITVGFLPVFTLQEQAGRLFKPLAYTKTFAMLFSSFLAVTLTPVLMTLFIKGKIRPEEKNPLNVLLHKIYEPVAGFSLRHRKSVIVVAVILMIATIYPYKKLGTQFMPPLYEGTLFYMPVTVPGLSISESAKLIGIQDRIIKSIPEVAQVFGKAGRAETATDPAPVEMFETVINLKPESQWRKGMTVEGIKNEMNSALSIPGVSNSFTMPIKARIDMLATGIRTTVGIKVLGPNLEQLEQIGLYLEKAIKDLPGTRSVYAERVMTGYFLDFTVKREAAARYGLTVEDVEEVIQTAIGGMNVTTTVEGRERYPVNVRYFRDLRRSIDDLGRVFVPVMMPDKKTPSSQGMVGTAVAEAPGLLRVPMSELADIEIVKGPTNIKSEEGLLVSYVYVDYSGSDVGGYVERAKEKAKAVKLPSGYRLKWSGEYEYLVKTYERLKLVIPLTAFIIFVLIYFNTQSMVKTFIVLLAVPFSLVGSFWLLYYLNINMSIAVWVGMIALAGLDAETGVVMLLYLDLAHDKWEKEGRLNTPEDLRECIMYGAVKRIRPKIMTVSVILAGLIPVLFSTGAGSDVMKTIAAPMVGGVVTSTILELIIYPAIYSIWKS is encoded by the coding sequence ATGATTGCAAAACTAATTGACTTCAGTGGACGCAACAAGTTTGTCATATTCCTTCTAATAACGTTTTTAATTATCTGGGGCATATGGGCACTTGAGCGTACACCATTAGACGCAATCCCAGACCTTAGTGACACACAGGTGATAATATACACAGACTGGAGCGGCAGAAGCCCCGATCTTGTCGAGGATCAGGTCACATACCCAATAACATCAACTCTGCTTGCAGCGCCAAAGGTTACTGCCGTGCGCGGGTACTCGTTTTTGGGCAGTTCCTTTATATACGTAATATTTGAAGAGGGCACTGATATTTACTGGGCACGGAGCCGTGTGCTTGAGTACCTGCAAACTGTACGGAGCAAGCTCCCGCAGGATGTTAATCCAATTTTGGGCCCTGATGCGACAAGTCTTGGCTGGGGATTTTCCTATGCGCTTGTTGATGACTCAGGCAAACACAACCTTGCCGAACTTCGTTCCATGCAGGACTATAATATTAAACTTGCCATAGAAAGTGTGCAGGGAGTGTCACAGGTGGCGAGTGTCGGAGGCTTTGTAAAGCAGTATCAAGTAAGTATTGACCCTAACCGGCTGCTGGCGTTTAACATTCCGCTAAATAAAGTCATAGAGGCTATAAGGAAAAGCAACAAGGATGTTGAGGGACGTGTGGTTGAGTACTCAGGGGCAGAGTATATGGTAAGAGGGCGCGGTTACATTAAAAACGTAAAAGACATTGAAGAAATTCCCGTTGGAACTAATGGCATCGGCACTCCGGTTTATGTCAGAGACATTGGCTCAGTAAAGCTTGGCCCGGAGATTCGCCGGGGATTAGCCGAGCTTGACGGTAAAGGAGAAACCGCAGCAGGGATTGTTGTAGTGCGGTTTGGTGAAAACGTCTTAAGTGTTATAGAACGGGTTAAAGAAAAAATCAAAAACGATATTGCTCCAAGTTTGCCTGAAGGGGTTAAACTTGTTGTCACCTATGACCGCTCGGAGCTTATCCACAGGGCAATTGATACGCTTAAAGAGGAAATTATTAAACTCTCTATCGCAGTAAGCGTTGTCTGTATAGTGTTTTTGTTTCATTTGCCAAGCGCACTTGTTGTGATTTTAACTTTACCTGTAGCCATAATAATATCTTTCATTGCCATGTACTACATAGGAGTTACGTCAAACATAATGAGCCTAAGCGGAATAGCTATCGCTATTGGCGCTATGGTTGACGCCTCAATCATAATGGTTGAAAACGCTCACAAGAAGCTTGACGAGTGGGAAACCAGTGGCTCAGAGGGGAGCAGATTTGAAGTCGTTCTTGAAGCCGCAAAAGAGGTAGGCCCGTCGCTATTCTTCTCATTACTTGTAATAACTGTGGGGTTTTTACCGGTTTTTACTTTACAGGAGCAAGCCGGACGATTGTTTAAACCCCTTGCCTACACTAAGACATTTGCGATGTTGTTTTCCTCTTTTTTAGCGGTAACGCTTACTCCCGTTCTTATGACATTATTCATCAAGGGTAAGATTCGCCCAGAGGAGAAAAACCCGCTTAACGTGCTGCTTCATAAGATATATGAACCGGTTGCGGGCTTTTCACTAAGACACAGAAAATCAGTCATCGTTGTGGCAGTTATTTTAATGATTGCAACCATCTATCCCTACAAAAAACTGGGCACACAGTTTATGCCGCCACTGTATGAGGGAACATTGTTTTACATGCCGGTAACCGTGCCTGGGCTGTCAATTTCGGAATCAGCCAAACTCATTGGTATTCAGGACAGGATAATAAAATCAATCCCAGAGGTCGCTCAAGTGTTTGGTAAGGCAGGGCGTGCCGAAACCGCAACCGATCCTGCACCTGTAGAGATGTTTGAAACGGTGATTAACCTTAAACCCGAGTCACAGTGGCGAAAGGGAATGACTGTTGAGGGCATAAAAAATGAAATGAACTCGGCGCTGTCTATTCCCGGCGTCTCTAACTCCTTTACGATGCCCATAAAAGCGCGTATTGATATGCTGGCTACCGGAATTCGTACTACAGTGGGAATAAAAGTGCTTGGGCCAAACCTTGAGCAGCTTGAACAAATCGGGCTGTACCTTGAAAAAGCAATCAAAGACCTGCCCGGCACACGGAGCGTGTATGCCGAACGCGTAATGACAGGGTATTTTCTTGATTTTACAGTCAAACGTGAGGCTGCCGCAAGGTATGGTCTAACGGTAGAGGACGTGGAGGAGGTTATTCAAACTGCGATAGGCGGCATGAATGTAACAACCACAGTTGAGGGGCGTGAGCGGTATCCGGTCAATGTGCGCTATTTTAGAGACCTTCGCCGCAGTATTGATGATCTCGGTCGTGTGTTTGTTCCCGTTATGATGCCGGATAAGAAAACCCCCTCATCACAGGGCATGGTTGGGACAGCCGTGGCGGAGGCGCCCGGACTCTTACGAGTTCCTATGAGTGAGCTTGCCGACATTGAAATCGTAAAAGGCCCGACCAACATTAAAAGCGAGGAGGGACTTCTTGTCTCCTACGTCTATGTTGATTACTCAGGCTCCGATGTTGGCGGATACGTGGAACGCGCCAAAGAAAAAGCAAAAGCCGTCAAGCTCCCGTCCGGATACCGCCTTAAGTGGAGCGGCGAGTATGAGTATCTTGTTAAGACCTACGAGCGGCTTAAACTCGTAATTCCACTTACCGCATTTATAATATTTGTTTTGATTTACTTTAACACTCAATCTATGGTAAAGACATTTATCGTGCTATTGGCAGTGCCGTTTTCACTTGTCGGTTCATTTTGGCTGCTCTACTATCTGAATATCAACATGAGCATAGCTGTGTGGGTTGGAATGATAGCGCTTGCCGGGCTTGACGCCGAAACCGGAGTCGTAATGCTCCTCTATCTTGACCTTGCCCACGATAAGTGGGAAAAAGAGGGCAGACTTAATACGCCTGAAGACCTCAGAGAATGTATAATGTACGGAGCAGTCAAGCGCATCCGCCCAAAGATTATGACAGTTAGCGTAATCCTTGCAGGACTTATTCCTGTGCTATTTAGCACCGGCGCAGGCTCCGACGTAATGAAAACAATCGCCGCCCCAATGGTCGGAGGCGTTGTCACCTCAACTATCCTTGAATTAATAATCTACCCAGCTATATACTCTATCTGGAAAAGTTAA
- a CDS encoding efflux RND transporter periplasmic adaptor subunit, producing MKNVIFSIFLIFEFFVFLPTVLKAADNQTVADTEDESTIEVTDSQRQLIGVKVVEVKKKHFSKTIRTVGKVEYDEQRLATVNTKIEGWIEKLYVDYTGRYVKKGEPMAELYSPELVATQQEFLNLVRWAKSTHDSAKPGQSSYSDMLSKDTDSIVSAAKMRLKFWDITDAQIKRLQEKGQITKTITIFSPVSGFVTEKRVVQGMKVMPGEKLFDVADLSTLWLIADIYENELSLIKTGQTANITISSFPGKVIKSKLDYIYPGISADTRTAKVRFIIRNTDGLLKPQMYGNVELAINLGERLSVPEDAILDTGKQQVVYVDKGEGNYSPRLVKVGIKADAMVEIVEGLKSGDRVASEASFLIDSEAQLKNIKPVQSIGKGPKPASEQK from the coding sequence ATGAAAAATGTGATATTTTCAATTTTCCTTATCTTTGAGTTTTTCGTTTTTTTGCCGACAGTTCTTAAAGCGGCAGATAACCAAACAGTGGCAGACACTGAAGATGAGTCAACCATAGAGGTCACAGACTCTCAAAGACAGCTTATCGGCGTAAAGGTAGTTGAGGTCAAAAAGAAACACTTTAGCAAAACCATAAGAACCGTTGGTAAGGTAGAATATGACGAACAGAGACTTGCCACAGTTAACACCAAAATAGAGGGCTGGATTGAGAAGCTCTACGTGGATTACACCGGACGTTATGTTAAAAAGGGCGAGCCTATGGCGGAACTCTACAGCCCTGAACTTGTTGCCACTCAGCAAGAGTTTTTAAACCTTGTACGATGGGCTAAAAGCACACATGACAGCGCAAAACCCGGTCAGTCCTCGTATTCGGATATGCTTTCTAAAGACACTGACTCAATTGTGTCGGCAGCCAAAATGAGACTTAAGTTTTGGGATATAACCGATGCTCAAATTAAACGGCTTCAGGAAAAGGGACAGATAACTAAAACCATAACCATTTTTAGTCCGGTTAGCGGCTTTGTCACAGAGAAGCGTGTCGTGCAGGGAATGAAAGTGATGCCCGGTGAGAAACTATTTGATGTCGCCGATTTATCCACCCTATGGCTTATCGCTGACATTTACGAAAATGAACTCTCGCTTATTAAAACCGGTCAAACCGCCAACATAACAATAAGTTCCTTTCCGGGTAAGGTGATAAAATCAAAGCTTGACTACATCTACCCCGGCATATCGGCTGACACTCGGACTGCTAAGGTGCGTTTTATAATAAGAAATACCGATGGTCTGCTAAAACCCCAGATGTATGGTAACGTAGAGCTTGCTATAAATCTCGGAGAACGATTGTCAGTTCCAGAGGACGCCATCCTTGATACCGGTAAACAGCAGGTAGTGTATGTGGACAAAGGAGAGGGCAACTATTCTCCACGGCTTGTCAAAGTTGGAATCAAGGCTGATGCGATGGTGGAAATCGTTGAAGGACTGAAGTCAGGCGATCGTGTTGCCTCAGAAGCCTCATTCCTTATTGACTCTGAGGCTCAGCTAAAAAATATTAAACCGGTTCAAAGTATTGGGAAGGGACCCAAACCCGCTTCGGAACAGAAATGA
- a CDS encoding TolC family protein has product MLSKTAILGFLLFLLAAPAFADSELDLNSLVSEALTENHEVLMANEKVFTAEFKIPQAGALPDPMFMFGYQNESWNRYTFGEMQGAQWMFSLSQTIPFPGKLALKEEMAAKETQSLKESSNGVKFRTVARIKELYYSLLYSTLFVETIEKRIALFLRVEDAALARYSSGVASQQDVLMAQTEKYMSLEKEIMEKQRIQTLEGMLNLTLGREVNSPLGKPVKKPVSPYNHTLEELIKTAYDNSPEIKARLMMLEAAKTKIALTKKDYYPDVTVNTAVAKRTPPFEDMWSLTATVNLPIFYKKKQDMAVMQARSEAESALHEVDAYKYMVASSLREMLSMVKTSESLIDLYQNVLIPKTYQEFELFLSSYISGKSDALSVISRLKSLLDYEILCDKQYTDREKAIAQIEAIVAANSLISDVKMEQPK; this is encoded by the coding sequence ATGCTAAGTAAGACCGCAATTTTAGGGTTTTTGCTTTTTCTCTTAGCCGCACCAGCGTTTGCTGACAGTGAGCTTGACCTCAATTCTCTTGTCTCTGAGGCGCTCACTGAGAACCACGAGGTGCTTATGGCTAATGAAAAGGTCTTCACTGCGGAGTTTAAAATTCCGCAAGCCGGAGCGCTCCCTGACCCGATGTTTATGTTTGGCTATCAAAACGAGTCATGGAACAGATACACGTTTGGGGAGATGCAGGGCGCTCAGTGGATGTTTTCCCTGTCTCAGACCATCCCCTTTCCCGGCAAACTTGCTCTCAAAGAGGAAATGGCGGCTAAGGAAACTCAGTCCCTTAAAGAATCTTCAAACGGCGTCAAGTTCCGTACTGTGGCACGGATTAAGGAGCTATACTATAGTCTTCTGTATTCAACCCTGTTTGTTGAAACAATTGAAAAACGTATCGCTCTCTTTTTGCGGGTTGAGGATGCAGCCCTTGCCCGCTATTCCTCCGGTGTTGCCTCACAACAGGATGTTCTTATGGCTCAAACGGAAAAATACATGAGCCTTGAAAAAGAGATAATGGAAAAACAGCGTATTCAAACTCTTGAGGGAATGCTTAACTTGACTTTGGGCAGAGAGGTCAATTCGCCTCTTGGAAAACCCGTTAAAAAGCCTGTGTCGCCCTATAATCATACGCTTGAAGAATTAATAAAAACAGCTTATGACAATTCCCCTGAAATTAAGGCGCGCCTTATGATGCTTGAGGCCGCAAAAACAAAAATAGCTCTAACCAAAAAGGACTACTATCCTGATGTGACAGTTAACACAGCCGTTGCTAAGAGAACCCCGCCGTTTGAGGATATGTGGTCTCTTACGGCAACTGTCAACTTGCCGATTTTCTATAAGAAAAAACAGGATATGGCCGTTATGCAAGCGCGCTCTGAGGCGGAAAGCGCACTGCATGAGGTTGACGCTTATAAGTACATGGTTGCCTCAAGCCTAAGAGAGATGCTCTCTATGGTTAAAACCTCCGAGAGCCTCATTGACCTCTATCAAAACGTGCTTATACCTAAGACTTATCAGGAGTTTGAACTTTTTTTAAGCAGCTACATTTCTGGCAAAAGCGATGCTCTTTCTGTTATATCAAGGTTAAAGTCACTTCTTGACTATGAAATCCTTTGCGACAAGCAATATACGGATAGAGAAAAAGCAATCGCACAAATAGAGGCCATTGTGGCAGCTAATAGCCTTATCTCTGATGTAAAAATGGAGCAGCCAAAATGA
- a CDS encoding AMP-binding protein — protein sequence MLTENSTYSVPAWVFEAAKKYSENPAFIQYVKNNAQDSESYSKIEISYGEFLTKTHNISHYLSRELRVKFGDRVVICSESMPKWFASYLAASALGAVCVPIDCELGESEIRNLAVVSEALVVFAGITVKEKVQSALSGLNKTIIPFDSPDFMNAWDTKTTPQFNYKQQPSNDDAASIIFTSGTTSKPKGVVLTHANLCSDAKAAMETNIICGSDNVLSVLPAHHTYPFMCAFLVPLLVGATVTYPLGLKGADLVKTIRDCRVTGLIGVPRLLEMFLNAIDTKIAMRPSHIRFLTKQMLSLSDFLRRSFDINAGAVFFKAVLDAFGEQFKFITSGGAKLKPETMRRLEAFGFTVIEGYGLTETSPIVTFNPISKRKPGSAGIPLSGVTIKTLHSTDTSEILIKGPMVMKGYYGKAADETASVIKDGFFHTGDLGFIDSDGYLFITGRAKEVIVLSSGKNVYPEDVEAKYLEEPLIKEICVYEGIDDRGAPSLYALIVCDADYAKKMKIPSMYESVKWSINKISTELPPYMRLKGFKLWPDELPKTRLGKLQRYLIKEMVKVDTIERNTVSQHKEEPIGPYALIVLALIRTIAEINTPISGSDNLELDLGFDSLKKIELIAAIENKFKVRLPESVMAELQSVDSVIEAVSKLAVDGVTEGAATKTGYSEILKATPDKDDIIKSGFFNKNYEVFIAKIMNSVLRTAFRIFFKAKLQGIENLPETAYILCPNHTSYMDAFFISACVPHGVFKHLFFQGDSGFFTGLFSSRFARYAHVIPIDPGEHLMRALTTSAYLLNHSQSLCIFPEGGRSVDGTPQEFKKGIGILACECGVPLVPVLITGAHEVLPRGSFLPKPHNVTVIIGKPIYPDKADNKNYQELSNQVKNQILTSMNIQR from the coding sequence ATGTTAACTGAAAATTCAACATATTCAGTCCCTGCGTGGGTTTTTGAAGCTGCAAAGAAATATTCTGAAAACCCTGCCTTTATCCAATATGTTAAAAACAACGCTCAAGACTCTGAGTCTTATTCTAAGATAGAAATATCGTACGGGGAGTTTCTTACAAAAACTCACAACATATCACATTACCTTTCCAGAGAGTTAAGAGTTAAGTTTGGCGACAGGGTTGTGATTTGCTCAGAGAGTATGCCCAAGTGGTTTGCCTCATATCTTGCAGCATCGGCTCTTGGCGCTGTGTGTGTGCCGATAGATTGTGAATTGGGCGAAAGTGAAATCAGAAATCTTGCTGTGGTATCGGAAGCTTTGGTGGTCTTTGCCGGTATTACGGTTAAGGAAAAAGTGCAAAGTGCTCTTAGCGGCTTAAATAAGACGATTATCCCATTTGACAGCCCTGATTTTATGAATGCGTGGGACACTAAAACTACCCCTCAGTTTAACTATAAACAACAGCCCTCAAATGATGACGCTGCTTCAATTATATTTACCTCAGGCACTACATCTAAACCAAAGGGGGTTGTCCTAACGCACGCAAATCTATGTTCCGATGCAAAGGCTGCTATGGAGACCAATATAATCTGCGGCAGCGATAATGTGCTCTCGGTGCTTCCGGCGCATCACACATATCCGTTTATGTGTGCATTCTTGGTTCCACTGCTTGTAGGCGCAACTGTTACGTATCCTCTGGGGCTTAAGGGCGCAGACCTTGTCAAGACCATCCGTGACTGCCGGGTCACAGGCTTAATCGGTGTGCCGCGCCTTCTTGAGATGTTTCTTAACGCTATAGATACTAAGATTGCAATGCGTCCCAGTCACATCAGATTTTTGACAAAGCAGATGCTATCTCTATCAGATTTCTTACGGAGGTCTTTTGATATAAACGCCGGAGCGGTCTTTTTTAAAGCGGTCTTAGATGCTTTTGGAGAGCAGTTTAAGTTTATAACCTCTGGGGGCGCTAAACTAAAACCAGAAACAATGCGCCGTCTTGAGGCATTTGGTTTTACCGTTATCGAGGGTTATGGGCTAACTGAAACCTCTCCGATTGTTACCTTTAATCCGATTAGTAAGCGAAAACCAGGCTCCGCAGGAATTCCATTAAGCGGCGTCACTATAAAAACACTGCATTCCACTGATACATCAGAGATATTAATAAAAGGCCCTATGGTTATGAAAGGCTACTACGGCAAGGCAGCTGATGAGACAGCATCTGTTATAAAGGACGGATTTTTTCATACCGGAGATTTGGGCTTCATTGACTCTGATGGATACCTATTTATCACAGGACGGGCTAAAGAGGTGATAGTGCTTAGTTCCGGTAAAAACGTTTACCCTGAAGATGTTGAGGCAAAGTATCTTGAGGAACCGCTTATCAAAGAAATCTGTGTTTATGAGGGAATTGACGACAGAGGGGCACCGTCACTTTATGCGCTCATTGTCTGTGATGCTGATTACGCTAAGAAAATGAAAATCCCGTCTATGTATGAATCAGTCAAGTGGTCAATCAATAAAATATCTACTGAACTCCCTCCATATATGAGGCTAAAGGGTTTTAAACTATGGCCGGATGAGCTTCCTAAGACCAGATTAGGGAAACTACAAAGATATTTAATCAAAGAGATGGTAAAAGTGGATACAATTGAACGCAATACCGTTTCTCAACACAAAGAGGAACCGATCGGCCCGTATGCTTTAATCGTGCTTGCGTTAATCCGCACAATTGCTGAAATAAATACTCCAATAAGTGGCAGCGATAACCTTGAACTTGATCTGGGGTTTGACTCCTTAAAAAAAATAGAGTTGATTGCAGCAATTGAGAATAAGTTTAAAGTCCGCCTCCCTGAATCTGTGATGGCTGAGTTGCAATCGGTTGATAGCGTGATAGAGGCAGTATCAAAACTTGCCGTAGATGGGGTTACAGAGGGCGCTGCAACTAAAACCGGTTATTCGGAAATTTTGAAGGCAACACCTGACAAAGACGATATCATAAAGTCAGGTTTCTTTAACAAAAATTATGAAGTTTTTATAGCTAAAATTATGAATTCTGTTTTAAGAACTGCTTTTAGAATATTTTTTAAGGCAAAATTACAAGGAATTGAAAATTTGCCTGAGACAGCCTATATTCTTTGCCCAAACCACACAAGCTACATGGACGCATTCTTTATATCCGCCTGTGTGCCGCATGGGGTATTTAAACATCTGTTTTTTCAGGGTGACAGTGGATTTTTTACAGGCTTATTTTCAAGCCGTTTTGCAAGGTATGCTCATGTAATCCCAATAGACCCGGGTGAGCATCTTATGCGCGCTCTTACCACATCAGCGTATCTGCTTAACCACAGTCAGTCGCTCTGCATATTTCCAGAGGGTGGGCGCTCGGTTGACGGCACGCCTCAGGAGTTTAAAAAAGGGATTGGAATTCTGGCCTGTGAATGTGGTGTTCCGCTTGTGCCGGTATTAATCACTGGCGCTCATGAGGTATTGCCGCGTGGCTCATTTTTACCAAAACCGCACAATGTAACAGTCATCATCGGCAAACCGATTTACCCAGACAAAGCTGATAATAAAAACTATCAGGAGCTTTCCAATCAGGTTAAAAATCAAATTCTTACTTCTATGAATATTCAGCGATAA
- a CDS encoding DUF3786 domain-containing protein: MVPSEDKCWATLNGLSVTDVCRRCGVSYDQSKEHYVVKSFAAEFSVSPKTRKIAPLSEQGKIVTERFSDFFTLSTLFYLNEAKDIPESGRIVSPLEIKGGDIFFRGGHTLPLNKLALKYDNKRDDFLNRGFSLGGELSTYGDVSLKVYPFPRLPVILILWHSDDEFPPRADLLLDSSCDFHLPTDVIWYVCMLCTLMMF; the protein is encoded by the coding sequence ATGGTACCGAGTGAGGATAAATGCTGGGCAACACTTAACGGCTTAAGTGTTACGGATGTCTGTAGAAGATGTGGGGTTTCTTACGACCAAAGCAAAGAGCACTACGTGGTTAAGTCATTTGCTGCGGAGTTTTCGGTGTCTCCTAAAACAAGAAAAATTGCGCCGCTTAGTGAACAAGGCAAAATAGTAACAGAACGGTTTTCGGATTTCTTCACGCTATCTACATTGTTTTACTTAAACGAGGCAAAGGACATCCCTGAAAGCGGCAGAATTGTTTCTCCGCTTGAGATTAAGGGCGGCGATATATTCTTTAGAGGCGGTCACACGCTCCCTCTTAATAAACTTGCCCTAAAGTATGACAACAAGAGGGATGATTTTTTAAACAGAGGGTTTTCTTTGGGTGGTGAGTTATCAACTTATGGCGATGTTTCTTTAAAGGTCTATCCGTTTCCACGCCTTCCTGTTATATTAATACTTTGGCACTCAGATGATGAATTTCCCCCAAGAGCAGACCTTCTGCTTGACTCAAGCTGCGACTTTCACCTTCCCACTGATGTTATATGGTATGTGTGTATGCTCTGTACGCTTATGATGTTTTAA